In a single window of the Niabella ginsenosidivorans genome:
- a CDS encoding ORF6N domain-containing protein, whose translation MAKKELQILVADQKILNRIYVIRDQKVMLDKDLAEMYGVETKRLNEQVKRNGKRFPKDFMFTLTQKEFGNLRSQFATSSWGGIRYLPNAFTEQGIAMLSSVLNSEIAIEVNIRIIRVFTKLRDYALTHKDILRQLAQLEKEVKGNTRDIEAIFVVLKELIEKQSMPTPRNKIGFRQYGDKKG comes from the coding sequence ATGGCAAAAAAGGAACTGCAAATTCTGGTAGCAGATCAAAAGATCCTCAACCGTATTTACGTTATTCGTGACCAGAAAGTAATGCTGGATAAAGATCTGGCAGAGATGTATGGCGTGGAAACAAAGCGCCTGAATGAGCAGGTAAAACGCAATGGTAAACGATTCCCCAAAGACTTCATGTTTACGCTTACACAAAAGGAGTTCGGCAACTTGAGGTCGCAATTTGCGACCTCAAGTTGGGGTGGTATTCGCTATCTGCCTAATGCTTTTACCGAACAGGGGATTGCCATGTTATCCAGCGTGTTGAACAGCGAAATAGCTATAGAAGTAAACATTCGTATCATTCGTGTTTTCACCAAACTCCGGGATTATGCACTTACGCATAAAGACATATTGCGGCAGCTTGCCCAATTAGAAAAAGAAGTAAAAGGCAATACGCGGGACATTGAAGCTATTTTTGTGGTATTAAAAGAGCTGATAGAAAAACAAAGTATGCCAACACCCAGGAATAAGATTGGCTTTCGGCAATACGGTGATAAAAAGGGATGA
- a CDS encoding sialate O-acetylesterase — MKFRYTLALFLLLASSAARADIKLPVLFQNNMVLQRDKPCTIWGTADKGEVVTLTFNNTTYRTTAVNGKWKITLPAQPAGGPYRILINGKNTIALDNVLFGDVWICSGQSNMQFSVREAIPQPDSSACNNPHIRLFTAGTGMDFVPQDTLKGGSWKTATAKEAKNFTAVGFFFGSYLQQHLNVPIGLISDNLGATAIEEWMSNEAIHQFPQFDGFYNRYIAPDKSMKQITDDFEKIKSSWNKNYYLKDDPGLIQQWFRPETATSDWKPMNQPSHWEDNELKDYDGSVWFRKSYDSLPRDLLGQANISLGQVDDYNICWVNGVKVGEGYGNMNLYTYKIPDSIIQPKNNVAVVRVFDAGGKGGMYNMFWSPFWAGEWKYKKGVQIDAAKFKRPLFANAYIFGTPTILYNANIAPLTPLSIKGFIWYQGEANTGRAEEYKQLLPAMIRDWRKQFDQGNLPFLIVQLPNLGKEPEQPESNDWAELREAQAAALSLPNTGMAITIDVGEATNLHPHNKLAVGNRLGMTALSLVYGADSIAVSPQYKSMQVVGDSILVTFDQNIRTKDKYGYIRGFAICGSDHVFHWAKAAVKNNNTVIVYSSAVSSPVAVRYLWSGEPGVIDLYNRNNLPVAPFRTDTLPLTTAGKKFSYAE, encoded by the coding sequence ATGAAGTTCCGATATACGCTCGCCCTCTTTTTGCTGCTGGCTTCCAGTGCGGCCCGGGCAGATATAAAATTGCCGGTCTTATTCCAGAACAATATGGTGCTGCAAAGAGACAAACCCTGTACTATATGGGGTACGGCAGATAAGGGCGAAGTGGTGACCCTTACATTCAATAATACCACTTACCGCACCACCGCAGTAAACGGGAAATGGAAGATTACCTTACCGGCACAGCCGGCCGGGGGGCCTTACAGGATCCTTATTAATGGGAAAAATACAATAGCCCTGGATAATGTGCTGTTTGGCGATGTATGGATCTGCAGCGGGCAAAGCAATATGCAGTTCAGCGTGCGGGAAGCAATACCCCAGCCGGACAGCTCTGCATGCAACAATCCCCATATCCGGTTATTTACGGCAGGAACCGGAATGGATTTTGTACCGCAGGATACTTTAAAAGGAGGTTCCTGGAAAACAGCCACAGCAAAAGAAGCAAAAAATTTTACGGCTGTTGGCTTTTTCTTTGGCAGCTACCTGCAACAGCATTTAAATGTTCCTATAGGTTTGATCAGTGATAACCTGGGCGCAACAGCCATTGAAGAATGGATGAGCAATGAAGCGATCCACCAATTCCCGCAGTTTGATGGTTTTTACAACCGGTATATTGCCCCCGATAAAAGTATGAAACAGATAACGGATGATTTTGAAAAGATCAAATCCTCCTGGAACAAAAATTATTATCTGAAAGACGACCCGGGTTTAATACAGCAATGGTTCCGGCCCGAAACAGCTACCAGCGACTGGAAGCCGATGAACCAGCCCTCGCATTGGGAAGATAACGAGCTGAAAGACTATGACGGATCTGTATGGTTCCGCAAAAGCTATGATTCTTTGCCCAGGGATCTGCTCGGGCAGGCCAACATCAGCCTGGGGCAGGTGGACGATTACAATATCTGCTGGGTAAACGGTGTGAAAGTTGGTGAAGGCTATGGCAATATGAATCTGTATACCTATAAGATCCCTGACAGTATCATTCAACCCAAAAATAATGTTGCAGTGGTACGTGTATTTGATGCCGGTGGCAAAGGCGGCATGTATAATATGTTCTGGAGCCCTTTCTGGGCGGGTGAATGGAAGTATAAAAAAGGCGTACAGATAGATGCTGCCAAATTTAAAAGACCGCTTTTTGCAAATGCCTATATTTTTGGCACCCCCACCATTTTATATAACGCGAACATTGCCCCTTTAACGCCCTTAAGTATTAAAGGATTCATCTGGTACCAGGGAGAGGCCAATACCGGGCGGGCGGAAGAATATAAACAACTGCTGCCGGCAATGATCAGGGACTGGCGCAAACAGTTTGACCAGGGTAATCTGCCTTTTTTAATTGTACAGCTACCCAATTTGGGAAAAGAGCCCGAACAGCCGGAGAGCAATGACTGGGCCGAACTGAGAGAAGCGCAAGCCGCTGCTTTATCCTTGCCCAACACGGGCATGGCAATAACCATTGACGTGGGTGAAGCAACTAATTTACATCCGCATAATAAGCTGGCGGTTGGTAACCGGCTGGGCATGACGGCCCTAAGCCTTGTATATGGAGCAGATAGCATTGCTGTAAGTCCGCAATACAAAAGCATGCAGGTCGTCGGAGACAGCATACTGGTTACTTTTGACCAGAATATCCGGACCAAGGACAAATACGGTTATATCCGCGGGTTTGCCATTTGTGGCAGCGACCATGTTTTTCACTGGGCAAAGGCTGCGGTTAAAAACAATAATACGGTGATCGTTTACAGTTCCGCCGTATCATCTCCCGTTGCAGTAAGATATTTATGGAGCGGAGAGCCTGGTGTAATTGACCTATATAACAGGAATAACTTACCGGTTGCCCCTTTCCGTACGGATACTTTACCACTGACCACTGCCGGGAAAAAATTCTCTTATGCGGAATAA
- a CDS encoding ORF6N domain-containing protein has protein sequence MAKKELQILVAEQKILNRIYVIRGQKIMLDKDLAEMYGVETKQLKRQVKRNIERFPKDFMFELTKKEFENLRYQIGTSSLPANLAGWGGTRYLPMAFTEQGVAMLSGILNSKTAIEVNIRIIRVFTKLREYTLTHKEILMQLAQLEKEVKGNTQDIENIFVVLKELIEKQSTPTPRNKIGFKQYGDEKG, from the coding sequence ATGGCAAAAAAGGAGCTGCAAATTCTCGTAGCAGAACAAAAAATACTCAACCGCATTTACGTCATTCGTGGTCAAAAGATTATGCTGGATAAAGACCTGGCTGAAATGTATGGGGTGGAAACGAAGCAATTAAAAAGGCAGGTGAAACGAAATATAGAACGCTTCCCAAAAGATTTTATGTTTGAGCTTACAAAAAAAGAGTTTGAAAACCTGAGGTACCAAATTGGCACCTCAAGTTTGCCGGCAAACCTGGCAGGATGGGGTGGTACCAGGTACCTGCCAATGGCATTTACGGAACAGGGTGTAGCCATGTTGTCAGGCATACTAAACAGTAAAACTGCTATTGAAGTGAATATTCGTATTATCAGGGTATTTACCAAACTTAGAGAATACACGCTTACTCATAAAGAAATATTGATGCAGCTTGCACAGCTGGAAAAAGAAGTAAAAGGCAATACGCAGGATATTGAAAATATTTTCGTGGTGCTGAAAGAGCTTATAGAAAAACAAAGCACGCCAACGCCCAGGAATAAGATCGGTTTTAAACAATACGGTGATGAGAAAGGATGA
- a CDS encoding family 43 glycosylhydrolase encodes MNRMLLLISLVSQVLTGLFVPASAAVINTFDNARTEFTDTTLTQPVIPGDFADPSVIRVGDTYYAAATSSEWAPHYPLFTSKDLIHWKQLGYVFPQTPVWASASFWAPELFYHNGTYYVYYTARRKSDGISCIGVATSKDPEKGFTDHGIIVAFGKEAIDAFVIESEGMLYITFKAYGLDKRPIELLGYQLTADGLKTVGEPFMLLRDEERMGMEGQCIVKRNNYYYLFYSAGGCCGRSCSYHVNVARSASLKGPYVKYDKNPVLTGYDTWKCTGHGTIVTTAKGKDFYLYHAYSKKDDVYTGRQGMLASLSWNEYIGWPLLQPVSGEKPAGFADEFLSNKLSDAWQWDFRHATPDIKTENGVLYLSGKTTANNKTGTALTIRPYSANYEITTVVKNHNASLKGLVVYGDANQAVGIGVQNDLVQVWSVKDSVKKVLSEIPVKAAFVYLKITVRKGHQLQFFRGTADGAWKELTTGEPYFNADFLSQWDRSPRPGLIQQGTAPAAFDFFKINYTDN; translated from the coding sequence ATGAATAGAATGTTATTGCTTATCAGCCTGGTCAGCCAGGTGCTTACCGGTTTGTTCGTACCCGCTTCAGCAGCTGTCATAAACACTTTTGACAATGCCAGGACTGAGTTTACGGATACTACACTGACTCAACCTGTGATCCCCGGTGATTTTGCGGATCCTTCGGTTATCCGTGTGGGAGATACCTATTATGCTGCGGCCACCTCCTCCGAGTGGGCACCGCATTACCCGCTTTTTACTTCAAAAGACCTGATTCACTGGAAGCAATTGGGGTATGTATTCCCTCAAACGCCGGTTTGGGCGTCGGCTTCTTTCTGGGCACCTGAATTATTTTATCATAACGGTACCTATTATGTTTATTATACAGCCCGCCGGAAATCAGATGGCATTTCCTGCATTGGTGTAGCCACATCAAAGGATCCTGAAAAGGGCTTTACGGATCATGGCATCATAGTAGCATTTGGTAAAGAGGCGATTGATGCCTTTGTTATTGAAAGCGAAGGGATGTTATACATCACATTTAAGGCATATGGCCTGGATAAACGCCCCATTGAACTACTGGGCTACCAGCTTACAGCCGATGGATTGAAAACGGTTGGCGAACCGTTTATGTTGCTGCGCGATGAAGAGCGCATGGGAATGGAAGGACAGTGCATTGTTAAGCGGAATAACTATTACTATTTATTTTATTCTGCCGGTGGCTGTTGCGGGCGCAGTTGCAGCTATCATGTAAATGTTGCCCGCTCTGCATCACTGAAAGGGCCCTATGTAAAATATGATAAAAACCCCGTGCTTACCGGATATGATACCTGGAAATGTACCGGTCATGGAACCATCGTTACCACGGCAAAAGGAAAAGATTTTTATTTATACCATGCCTATAGTAAGAAAGATGATGTGTACACCGGGCGACAGGGAATGCTGGCAAGCCTGAGCTGGAACGAATATATAGGCTGGCCGTTGTTACAACCGGTCAGCGGTGAAAAGCCGGCAGGTTTTGCAGATGAGTTTTTATCCAATAAATTAAGTGATGCCTGGCAATGGGATTTCCGTCATGCAACGCCGGATATAAAGACAGAGAATGGGGTACTGTATTTATCCGGCAAGACCACCGCGAATAATAAGACCGGAACCGCATTGACCATCCGGCCTTACTCCGCCAATTATGAAATCACTACAGTCGTAAAGAACCACAATGCATCCCTGAAAGGGCTGGTGGTTTATGGTGATGCCAACCAGGCTGTCGGTATAGGCGTTCAAAATGATTTGGTGCAGGTGTGGTCTGTAAAAGATAGCGTAAAGAAAGTATTGAGTGAAATACCGGTAAAAGCAGCGTTCGTGTATTTGAAGATTACTGTCAGGAAAGGGCATCAGTTGCAGTTTTTCCGGGGCACTGCTGACGGAGCATGGAAGGAGCTTACTACTGGTGAACCCTATTTTAATGCCGACTTTTTATCTCAATGGGACCGCAGCCCAAGGCCCGGGTTGATACAACAGGGCACTGCGCCCGCGGCGTTTGATTTTTTTAAAATAAACTATACTGACAACTGA